The following proteins are co-located in the Haloarcula rubripromontorii genome:
- a CDS encoding methyltransferase domain-containing protein, with amino-acid sequence MGVLENKARARTFYKYLSKVYDQINPFIWDERMRDEAIAMLDLAPDDRVLDVGCGTGFATEGLLEHVDTVYGLDQSPHQLSKAFEKFGKFGDVRYHLGDAERLPFKDNSFDAVWSSGSIEYWPNPVDALAECRRLTKPGGKVLIVGPDYPNSTVFQKMADAIMLFYDEEEADRMFTEAGFAEFEHHIQQSRPGSPRAITTIAEVPE; translated from the coding sequence ATGGGAGTCCTCGAGAACAAGGCCCGCGCGCGGACGTTCTACAAGTATCTCTCGAAGGTGTACGACCAGATCAACCCCTTCATCTGGGACGAACGGATGCGCGACGAGGCGATCGCAATGCTCGACCTTGCGCCCGACGATAGAGTCCTCGATGTCGGCTGTGGCACCGGCTTCGCCACCGAGGGACTGCTCGAACACGTCGATACGGTGTACGGGCTCGACCAGAGCCCCCACCAGCTCTCGAAAGCCTTCGAGAAGTTCGGCAAGTTCGGTGACGTACGCTACCACCTCGGTGACGCCGAACGACTCCCGTTCAAGGATAACAGCTTCGACGCGGTGTGGTCCTCAGGGTCCATCGAGTACTGGCCCAACCCCGTCGACGCGCTCGCTGAGTGTCGCCGACTGACCAAACCCGGCGGCAAGGTTCTCATCGTCGGTCCCGACTACCCGAACTCGACAGTCTTCCAGAAGATGGCCGATGCCATCATGCTGTTTTACGATGAGGAGGAGGCCGACCGGATGTTCACTGAGGCCGGGTTCGCGGAGTTCGAACATCACATTCAGCAGTCCCGACCGGGCAGCCCGCGCGCGATTACGACAATCGCAGAAGTCCCCGAATAA
- a CDS encoding DUF7096 domain-containing protein produces MRPLPAVGVILLMVVSVAAPVTGAASPAQTADGSDQLPQITAVDNTTNHLAIPASDVRSTTYNRSSIDVGVAVAAGSSDLRSDYATTTFERQFFQQDSEAARDRLVDETLTDIESQRTSLERRNQAAIQQYASGVITATEFLRQRALIDAESRQLATRLDRIRATAGTAPDYSLSPAQRFRLENSRGVLKTYRGPISQRISHETAGTVEPNAVYVEASSEGYMLSTVADGQYTRETYLGQDREQTAVDQFAQTNDSLGAVNTRAETLYPWLYSEQYPSVQTYGRSAIYQIQADHSNGQLTAYLDGGTTNVFYETQTLELTTVDRSEVAAGVNQSVRVRVQQSFESGPLLITATDNSTGSPTDATVSINGKRIGTTGTDGTLWTVEPRGEYTVTATTQDGEQVRVPVSGSA; encoded by the coding sequence ATGCGTCCCCTCCCCGCAGTCGGTGTGATCCTCCTCATGGTTGTTTCCGTGGCTGCCCCGGTGACTGGGGCCGCCTCGCCAGCCCAGACCGCTGACGGCAGCGACCAGTTACCACAGATCACGGCCGTCGACAACACGACGAACCATCTCGCGATCCCAGCCAGTGATGTCAGGTCAACGACGTACAACCGGTCCTCAATCGATGTTGGCGTCGCGGTTGCAGCCGGGTCCAGTGACCTCCGAAGCGATTACGCAACGACGACGTTCGAACGACAGTTCTTCCAGCAGGACAGCGAGGCCGCTCGCGACCGTCTCGTCGACGAGACGCTGACCGATATCGAAAGCCAGCGCACGAGTCTCGAACGACGGAATCAGGCCGCAATCCAGCAATACGCAAGCGGCGTGATAACCGCTACAGAGTTCCTCCGACAGCGTGCACTGATCGACGCTGAGTCCCGTCAGCTGGCCACCCGACTCGACCGTATCCGGGCCACCGCCGGCACCGCACCGGACTACTCGCTCTCACCGGCTCAGCGCTTCCGTCTAGAAAACAGCAGAGGCGTCCTCAAGACGTACCGCGGCCCGATAAGTCAGCGTATCAGCCACGAAACCGCCGGGACGGTCGAGCCAAACGCGGTGTACGTTGAGGCATCCTCGGAGGGATATATGTTGTCTACAGTCGCGGACGGCCAGTACACGCGTGAGACGTATCTCGGACAGGACCGCGAACAGACGGCAGTTGACCAGTTCGCACAGACCAACGACTCTCTCGGTGCGGTTAACACGCGGGCAGAGACCCTCTATCCGTGGCTCTACAGTGAGCAGTACCCGTCCGTCCAGACATACGGTCGGAGTGCCATCTACCAGATTCAGGCTGATCACTCCAACGGACAACTGACTGCCTATCTCGACGGCGGGACGACGAATGTCTTCTACGAGACTCAGACCCTCGAACTCACGACGGTCGACCGGTCGGAAGTGGCGGCAGGCGTGAACCAGTCCGTTCGGGTTCGAGTCCAGCAGTCCTTCGAGTCCGGTCCGCTGCTCATCACAGCCACTGATAATAGCACGGGCTCTCCGACCGATGCGACCGTCAGCATAAACGGTAAGCGGATCGGCACGACCGGGACGGACGGCACTCTCTGGACGGTCGAGCCTCGTGGGGAGTACACGGTTACCGCCACCACACAGGACGGCGAACAGGTTCGAGTGCCTGTTAGTGGGTCGGCGTAA
- a CDS encoding helix-turn-helix transcriptional regulator, with product MTPRVSGALLLLVLLALLATPPLATAATADTVSAQQTTGTPAPVAENTTFALQIQSNGDAKWTITDTYALDESETESFRDTGEQFASDDGEAVWLPAFREAKGEASTATGREMEITDVDRRYEVSDRRGQLILEFTWTNFAVVTSENIVVGDAFNSTDGTWFGTLTADQRLVISPPAGYGVESAPSAVDDGKLVFEGRRTFEPGYLSVVYTGEQPTTETPTGTPESIFSGIGSAWIGGVVLMLLLVGAVGYMFKTGYTDGLPAIAAGTDDDGDDSTGTAATTSDTTASDDVDVELLSDEERVERLLEENGGRMKQARIVSETGWSNAKVSQLLSSMDDEGRIDKLRIGRENLISFPDEDITDFDE from the coding sequence ATGACCCCGCGGGTTTCAGGTGCCCTCCTCCTCCTTGTCCTGCTTGCCCTGTTGGCGACCCCGCCGCTTGCGACAGCGGCGACAGCGGATACTGTCTCCGCACAACAGACGACCGGGACGCCGGCACCGGTCGCGGAGAACACGACGTTTGCCCTCCAGATACAATCGAACGGCGACGCCAAGTGGACGATAACAGACACTTACGCGCTCGATGAAAGCGAGACTGAGTCGTTCAGAGATACCGGTGAGCAGTTCGCTAGCGACGACGGCGAGGCAGTGTGGCTACCAGCGTTCCGGGAGGCAAAAGGCGAGGCCAGTACGGCCACCGGCCGTGAGATGGAGATCACTGACGTCGACCGTCGGTACGAGGTGTCAGACCGCAGAGGGCAACTGATCCTCGAGTTTACTTGGACAAACTTCGCGGTTGTCACCAGCGAGAACATCGTCGTCGGTGACGCGTTCAATTCAACGGACGGCACGTGGTTCGGGACGCTGACTGCAGACCAGCGACTCGTTATCTCGCCGCCGGCTGGGTACGGGGTAGAGAGCGCTCCGAGCGCCGTCGACGACGGAAAGCTGGTTTTCGAGGGGCGACGGACGTTCGAGCCGGGATACCTGTCCGTCGTGTACACTGGCGAACAACCGACGACCGAGACGCCGACGGGAACCCCAGAGTCGATCTTCAGTGGCATCGGCTCGGCCTGGATCGGCGGCGTCGTGCTGATGTTGCTGCTCGTTGGTGCCGTCGGGTACATGTTCAAAACGGGATACACTGACGGGCTGCCAGCAATCGCAGCCGGGACCGACGACGACGGAGACGACAGTACCGGGACGGCAGCCACGACGAGCGACACCACGGCCTCGGATGATGTCGATGTCGAACTGCTGAGCGACGAGGAACGCGTCGAACGGCTCCTCGAAGAGAACGGCGGTCGGATGAAACAGGCGCGCATCGTCTCCGAGACCGGGTGGTCGAACGCAAAGGTGTCCCAGTTGCTCTCATCAATGGACGACGAAGGACGGATCGACAAGCTCCGGATCGGTCGGGAGAACCTCATTTCGTTCCCGGACGAGGATATCACCGACTTCGACGAGTGA